The nucleotide window agacttttttctttggtaaggtaagacaaagcgtttcctgcgttctgagcgctgtgcgagctcaggaaagcggttttctcacacaaatagtggatagccatgtaaaacatacaaaataagtttataagcatttttacaagattttacatcaacatgggaaaaagattaacgaaaaagttgttttttaacatgagtgccaaaatgcatttatgttgtggaaatgatcagttattagactttttccctTGGAAAGGTAAAACAAAGCGGTTTtcccacacaaataatggatagccatgtaaaacatacaaaataagttcataagcatttttaagcagcaatatgggaaaaagaataacgaaaaagttgtttttcaacatgtatgccaaaatgcataaatgttgtggaattgACAATTCCCTTCAGTTTTGGACCGCAGATTCCTCAGTTTGCTGCTTTTGCTGTGTTCAtgatcaaaatgtaaaaaataatcacaaaaaaattgttttccaACATTCATGCTAGATGTCATcatttttttgactttttggctgctgatgctaaaactatgcatataatgaatgacgaattgtctgaaatacattttttacttatattctattaacatttttgtgattttttttttaacatggaaCAGGGAATTCTTTCAAttgacatacatttttattatcgtGTAATGTGCGATTCAATTTGTTGTAAATAATTGTcaataaagtgaagaaaaatgttttaaaaagtacattCTTTAATACTTAATTCAAAGTATAATAAATTAGAGTGAAAGAACTTATCACTTATAtcgtttatttaatataattataataattgattattattattggtaagcgGACGCACAAAGCATGCGAGTTCAACACATTGTTCAAGCTCAGAATCCCAGAGATCATGCAACACTTGTACATCGTTAAGTAACATAAAGTTCTGAAAAGTATTGTTTGACACAATAAGAATGAATTAGGATTacaaattgaagggataatgttcaatgttgttagtggttatgccccacaggtaggatgtgagttaaaagagaaggagaaattctggagtgagttagataaagtgatgcagagcatccccagaggtgaaagagtggtgattggtgcagacttcaatggacatgttggggaagggaacagaggtgatgaaaatgtgatgggcaggtttggtcttcaggacaggaatgtagaaggacagatggtggtggactttgcaaagaggatggaaatggcagtagtaaatactttcttccagaagaggcaggaacatagggtgacatataagagtggaggcagaagcactcaggtcgactacatcttgtgtcgacgttgtaacctgaaagagatcagtgactgcaaagtgttggtaggggagagtgtagccagacaacacagaatggtgctgtgtaaaataaccctggtggtgaggaaggtgaagaggacaaaggcagagcagaggacaaagtggtggaagctgagaaaggaagaatgttgtgaagtctttagggaggagttgagacaggctatgggtggtcaggaggtgctttcagttgactggacaactacagccaatgtgatcagggagacaggtaggagggtacttggtgtatcatcaggtaaggggaaagtggacaaggagacttggtggtggaatgaggaagtccaggagtgtatacagggaaagaggctagctaagaagaagtgggacactgagaggactgaagagagtagacaggagtacagggagatgcagagtaaggtgaaggtagaggtggcaaaggccaaacaaagagcatatgaggacttgtaggctaggctagacagtaaggagggagaggtggatctgtacaggttggcaaggcagagagatagagatgggaaggatgtgcagcaggttagagtgattaaagatagagatggaaatgtactgacagatgcaaGGAgtgtgatgggaagatggaaggagtactttaaggagttgatgaatgaggaaaacgaaagagaacaaagagtagaagaggtgactgttgtggaacaggaagtagcaaatattggtaaaagtgaggtgagaagggcgttgaagaggatgaagagtggaaaggctgttggtc belongs to Clarias gariepinus isolate MV-2021 ecotype Netherlands chromosome 2, CGAR_prim_01v2, whole genome shotgun sequence and includes:
- the LOC128516815 gene encoding craniofacial development protein 2-like, which produces MQSIPRGERVVIGADFNGHVGEGNRGDENVMGRFGLQDRNVEGQMVVDFAKRMEMAVVNTFFQKRQEHRVTYKSGGRSTQVDYILCRRCNLKEISDCKVLVGESVARQHRMVLCKITLVVRKVKRTKAEQRTKWWKLRKEECCEVFREELRQAMGGQEVLSVDWTTTANVIRETGRRVLGVSSGKGKVDKETWWWNEEVQECIQGKRLAKKKWDTERTEESRQEYREMQSKVKVEVAKAKQRAYEDL